From Sander lucioperca isolate FBNREF2018 chromosome 14, SLUC_FBN_1.2, whole genome shotgun sequence, the proteins below share one genomic window:
- the LOC116062980 gene encoding uncharacterized protein LOC116062980: MDQAEDLETLGEKLYTLIYPKHAENAGKLTGMLLELPGPVLSQMLQDKATLNAAVEKALRALQLAQEPSKVTCKDEDDVSVSSDSLGEQLFELVNVYNTGHSQKITGMLLEQHKEAVLNLLSDPTLLEQQVNFALKTLKEQNMEEMDIGDLSDADDTERLGEKIFSLVEELDPLHANDITGMLLEMDPAALQQLLSDHTVLEVAVQKAQAALDTQNQTLST; the protein is encoded by the exons ATGGATCAAGCAGAAGATCTGGAGACACTTGGTGAGAAACTATACACTCTGATTTACCCCAAGCACGCAGAGAATGCTGGAAAACTCACAG GGATGCTTCTGGAGTTGCCAGGTCCTGTTCTGAGTCAGATGCTGCAGGACAAGGCCACGCTGAACGCAGCCGTGGAGAAAGCCCTCCGAGCCCTGCAGCTGGCGCAGGAGCCCAG CAAGGTAACATGTAAGGACGAGGATGATGTGTCTGTGTCCTCTGACTCTCTGGGGGAGCAGCTGTTTGAGCTGGTGAATGTTTACAACACTGGCCACTCACAGAAAATTACAG gaATGCTTCTGGAGCAGCACAAAGAGGCAGTTTTAAACCTTCTTTCAGATCCAACTCTGCTGGAACAGCAGGTGAACTTCGCCCTGAAGACACTTAAGGA ACAGAACATGGAGGAGATGGACATTGGTGACTTGTCGGACGCCGACGACACTGAGAGGCTGGGAGAGAAGATCTTCTCACTGGTGGAAGAGCTGGATCCACTTCATGCAAATGATATTACAG GTATGCTACTGGAGATGGACCCAGCTGCTCTCCAACAGCTGCTCAGTGACCACACGGTGCTGGAGGTTGCTGTTCAGAAAGCACAAGCAGCACTGGACACACAGAATCAAACTCTCTCTACTTAA
- the rpl28 gene encoding 60S ribosomal protein L28 isoform X1 translates to MSSHLQWMVIRNCSSFLIKRNGQTYSTEPNNLKSRNSFRFNGLVHKKTVGVQPAADGKGVVVVLKKRAGQHKPASSYEKITINKNSRATLNSVRHIISKSKYRKDLRMAALRRASAILKSQKPVVVKKKRTRAAKTA, encoded by the exons ATGTCGTCCCATTTGCAGTGGATGGTCATCAGGAACTGCTCCAGCTTCCTCATCAAGAGGAACGGACAGACCTACAGCACT GAGCCCAACAACCTGAAGTCCAGGAACTCTTTCCGCTTCAATGGTTTGGTGCACAAGAAGACTGTAGGTGTGCAGCCAGCTGCCGATGGCAAGGGAGTCGTCGTCGTGCTGAAGAAGCGTGCAG GCCAGCACAAACCTGCAAGCTCTTACGAGAAGATTACCATCAACAAGAACTCTCGCGCCACCCTCAACAGCGTGAGGCACATCATTAGCAAGAGCAAGTACAGGAAGGACCTGCGCATG GCTGCCCTGCGTCGTGCCAGTGCCATTCTGAAGAGCCAGAAGCCTGTTGTGGTCAAGAAGAAGCGCACCAGGGCTGCCAAGACAGCATAA
- the rpl28 gene encoding 60S ribosomal protein L28 isoform X2 encodes MSSHLQWMVIRNCSSFLIKRNGQTYSTEPNNLKSRNSFRFNGLVHKKTVGVQPAADGKGVVVVLKKRAGQHKPASSYEKITINKNSRATLNSVRHIISKSKYRKDLRMCHSEEPEACCGQEEAHQGCQDSIN; translated from the exons ATGTCGTCCCATTTGCAGTGGATGGTCATCAGGAACTGCTCCAGCTTCCTCATCAAGAGGAACGGACAGACCTACAGCACT GAGCCCAACAACCTGAAGTCCAGGAACTCTTTCCGCTTCAATGGTTTGGTGCACAAGAAGACTGTAGGTGTGCAGCCAGCTGCCGATGGCAAGGGAGTCGTCGTCGTGCTGAAGAAGCGTGCAG GCCAGCACAAACCTGCAAGCTCTTACGAGAAGATTACCATCAACAAGAACTCTCGCGCCACCCTCAACAGCGTGAGGCACATCATTAGCAAGAGCAAGTACAGGAAGGACCTGCGCATG TGCCATTCTGAAGAGCCAGAAGCCTGTTGTGGTCAAGAAGAAGCGCACCAGGGCTGCCAAGACAGCATAAACTGA